The Streptomonospora litoralis genome window below encodes:
- a CDS encoding lysophospholipid acyltransferase family protein — protein sequence MFYWVVKAILGPVLAVLWQPRAEGVENVPRQGPAVMVGNHLSFSDHFFGPLPLPRKITFLAKAEYFTGTGIKGLASRLFFTGVGQIPIDRSGGKASEAALRTGLKVLKQGRLLGMYPEGTRSPDGKLYRGRTGVARVALESRAPVIPMAMINVDKIMPPGRSVPKLGIRPKVVFGKPLDFSRYYGMEKDPRVLRAVTDEIMYALMDLSGQEYVDRYAQSVKTELEAAAKEEKEEQHAGAKERKRTERAARKARRKNARKAKNKARAEADTDPDGVPASDPDSERGANPGTAA from the coding sequence GTGTTCTATTGGGTGGTCAAGGCGATTCTGGGCCCCGTGCTCGCGGTGCTGTGGCAGCCGCGCGCCGAGGGTGTCGAGAACGTGCCCCGGCAGGGACCGGCGGTCATGGTGGGCAACCATCTGTCCTTCTCCGACCACTTCTTCGGGCCGCTGCCGCTGCCCCGCAAGATCACCTTCCTGGCGAAGGCCGAGTACTTCACGGGCACCGGCATCAAGGGCCTGGCCAGCCGCCTGTTCTTCACCGGTGTCGGGCAGATCCCCATCGACCGCTCGGGCGGTAAGGCCAGCGAGGCGGCGCTGCGCACCGGGCTGAAGGTGCTCAAGCAGGGCCGGCTGCTCGGGATGTACCCCGAGGGCACGCGCTCGCCGGACGGCAAGCTCTACCGCGGGCGCACCGGGGTCGCGCGGGTGGCGCTGGAGTCGAGGGCGCCGGTGATCCCGATGGCGATGATCAACGTCGACAAGATCATGCCGCCCGGCCGCTCTGTGCCCAAGCTCGGCATCCGGCCCAAGGTCGTCTTCGGCAAGCCGCTGGACTTCTCCCGCTACTACGGGATGGAGAAGGACCCGCGGGTGCTGCGCGCCGTCACCGACGAGATCATGTACGCCCTCATGGACCTCTCGGGCCAGGAGTACGTCGACCGCTACGCGCAGTCGGTCAAGACGGAACTGGAGGCCGCGGCCAAGGAGGAGAAGGAGGAGCAGCACGCGGGCGCGAAGGAGCGCAAGCGCACCGAGCGGGCCGCGCGCAAGGCGCGCCGCAAGAACGCCCGCAAGGCGAAGAACAAGGCGCGCGCCGAGGCCGACACCGATCCCGACGGTGTGCCGGCCTCCGATCCCGACTCCGAGCGCGGCGCGAACCCCGGCACAGCCGCGTAG
- a CDS encoding C40 family peptidase encodes MTSTGGRRTARRLATGFGVVAAGGLIVPSGVAYAEPTQEEVESKLGELQEQADGIVQDYNKAKEDYDAAKEKADDLKERVGDEQERYEKLRDDVAEFASAAYQGSDLSAPSTVINTGSPEDLLAQSADIGYLSEHQKEKLDDFSDSSERLFRLKDEADSALAEAKDKKDEIEQKKDEVEEKIDEQEDLLAEFPEAEPASGGDDSAGASYTGPASGNARAALDFAFAQVGKPYVYGATGPSSYDCSGLVMRAWGAAGVSLPRTTYGQAEVGHRVSRDQLQPGDIVFFYGGLGHDGLYVGNGQMVHAPRTGRNVEVVSLSGYWDSQFQFGVRP; translated from the coding sequence ATGACGAGCACAGGTGGTCGGCGCACGGCCCGCCGGCTCGCGACCGGTTTCGGGGTCGTCGCCGCCGGAGGCCTCATCGTGCCTTCCGGGGTCGCCTATGCCGAGCCGACCCAGGAGGAGGTCGAGTCCAAGCTCGGCGAGCTCCAGGAGCAGGCCGACGGCATCGTCCAGGACTACAACAAGGCCAAAGAGGACTACGACGCCGCCAAGGAGAAGGCCGACGACCTGAAGGAGCGGGTCGGCGACGAGCAGGAGCGCTACGAGAAGCTGCGCGACGACGTCGCGGAGTTCGCCAGCGCCGCCTATCAGGGCAGCGACCTCTCCGCGCCGTCGACGGTCATCAACACCGGCTCGCCCGAGGACCTGCTGGCCCAGTCGGCCGACATCGGCTACCTCTCGGAGCACCAGAAGGAGAAGCTGGACGACTTCAGCGACTCCTCCGAGCGCCTGTTCCGGCTGAAGGACGAGGCGGATTCCGCCCTTGCGGAGGCCAAGGACAAGAAGGACGAGATCGAGCAGAAGAAGGACGAGGTCGAGGAGAAGATCGACGAGCAGGAGGACCTGCTCGCCGAGTTCCCCGAGGCCGAGCCCGCGTCCGGAGGCGACGACTCCGCCGGTGCGTCCTACACCGGCCCGGCCTCCGGTAACGCCCGCGCCGCCCTCGACTTCGCCTTCGCCCAGGTGGGAAAGCCCTACGTCTACGGCGCCACGGGCCCCAGCAGCTACGACTGCTCCGGCCTGGTGATGCGCGCGTGGGGCGCCGCCGGGGTGAGCCTGCCGCGCACCACCTACGGCCAGGCCGAGGTCGGCCACCGCGTCAGCCGGGATCAGCTGCAGCCGGGCGACATCGTCTTCTTCTACGGCGGCCTGGGCCACGACGGCCTCTACGTCGGAAACGGGCAGATGGTGCACGCGCCGCGCACCGGCAGGAACGTCGAGGTCGTGTCGCTGTCGGGCTACTGGGACAGCCAGTTCCAGTTCGGCGTCCGTCCGTAA
- a CDS encoding NYN domain-containing protein produces the protein MSSEAAGQRGPGDAAAAAGETGGPDSPDSLDNPDSPDRPDDGQSDGDGTQRPLPDAVRTRIIEYGSEVLGGMRAANLPPVLRRVAKFEPRRRARLAGPQIAAQLESDADFRARVGERVEQVWPELAEELRRGVVPPAADPVAVAAAAYLLRPDGWRRIVDRVREELDRQESAKEAGDAAETIAELRRQLEEARNSRREELSRLRSELKDHRSTIADLRRRLHTERERAKEAVSEAEQAVAEAADRDATTTGQVNAVEAENRRLRNRLAAAETQVENARRAARAGRSADEARLRVLLDVLLEAAHGLRRELALPTSIESPADLVAEQRPAEEAAAVPGRGLPDDDPGLVDELLGLPRMHLLVDGYNVTKTGYGTLPLADQRSRLLSSLEGLASRTKAEITCVFDGADVGTPPVLSATRRVRLLFSAPEETADELIIRLVRAEPRGRPLAVVTSDQEIVAAVRREGARTVSSALLLRRLGG, from the coding sequence ATGAGTTCGGAGGCGGCCGGGCAGCGCGGTCCCGGCGACGCCGCAGCGGCGGCCGGGGAGACCGGCGGCCCCGACAGTCCGGACAGCTTGGACAACCCGGACAGCCCGGACCGTCCCGACGACGGCCAAAGCGACGGCGACGGCACCCAGCGCCCGCTGCCGGATGCGGTGCGCACCCGCATCATCGAGTACGGCTCCGAAGTCCTGGGCGGAATGCGGGCGGCAAATCTGCCGCCGGTGCTGCGCCGCGTCGCCAAGTTCGAGCCGCGCCGCCGCGCGCGCCTGGCCGGGCCCCAGATCGCGGCGCAGCTGGAATCGGACGCGGATTTCCGCGCCCGGGTGGGCGAACGGGTCGAGCAGGTCTGGCCGGAGTTGGCCGAGGAGCTGCGCCGGGGCGTGGTCCCGCCCGCGGCCGACCCGGTCGCGGTGGCCGCGGCCGCCTACCTGCTGCGTCCGGACGGGTGGCGGCGGATCGTGGACCGCGTCCGCGAGGAGCTGGATCGCCAGGAGAGCGCGAAGGAGGCCGGTGACGCGGCCGAGACCATCGCCGAGCTGCGCCGCCAGTTGGAGGAGGCCAGAAACAGCCGCCGCGAGGAGCTGTCGCGGCTGCGCAGCGAACTGAAGGACCACCGCAGCACCATCGCCGACCTGCGCCGCAGGCTGCACACCGAGCGCGAGCGCGCCAAGGAGGCGGTCAGCGAGGCCGAGCAGGCGGTTGCGGAGGCGGCGGACCGCGATGCCACCACGACCGGTCAGGTCAACGCGGTGGAGGCGGAGAACCGCCGGTTGCGCAACCGTCTCGCGGCGGCCGAGACCCAGGTGGAGAACGCCCGCCGCGCCGCCCGCGCGGGCCGCAGCGCCGACGAGGCGCGGCTGCGTGTCCTGCTCGACGTGCTGCTGGAAGCCGCTCACGGGCTGCGTCGCGAGCTCGCGCTGCCCACGTCCATCGAGAGCCCGGCCGACCTGGTCGCCGAACAGCGCCCGGCCGAGGAAGCCGCTGCGGTGCCCGGCCGCGGGCTGCCCGACGACGACCCCGGCCTGGTCGACGAACTGCTCGGCTTGCCCCGGATGCACCTGCTCGTGGACGGCTACAACGTCACCAAGACCGGCTACGGCACCCTTCCGCTGGCCGACCAGCGCAGCCGCCTGCTGTCGTCCCTCGAAGGGCTCGCCAGCCGCACCAAGGCGGAGATCACCTGCGTCTTCGACGGCGCCGACGTCGGTACGCCGCCGGTGCTCTCCGCGACGCGCCGCGTGCGGCTGCTGTTCAGCGCGCCGGAGGAGACCGCCGACGAGCTGATCATCCGCCTGGTGCGCGCCGAGCCGCGGGGGCGGCCGCTGGCCGTGGTCACCTCCGACCAGGAGATCGTCGCCGCGGTGCGCCGCGAGGGCGCGCGCACCGTCTCCTCGGCGCTGCTGCTGCGCCGGCTGGGCGGGTGA
- a CDS encoding alpha/beta hydrolase, whose product MPSMPGAEPYHRHGDGVGVLLCHGFTGTPRSMRPWAEHLAAAGLTVDLPLLPGHGTTWQEMAATTSTQWLATAESALLRLHEVCDTVFVMGLSMGGCLALRLAELHPDKVRGAVVVNPSLAVENLLLPVARLLAPFVPTTAAVGEDINKPGAGEGSYERVPTAAAATLPKLWRDTKRDMASITAPVLAYRSPQDHVVGPRSLRILTSRAVNARLRVHSLDHSYHVATLDYDASTIFDGSLAFVREHSRSGEGTKR is encoded by the coding sequence ATGCCGTCGATGCCGGGCGCCGAGCCCTACCACCGCCACGGTGACGGGGTCGGCGTACTGCTGTGCCACGGGTTCACCGGCACCCCGCGCTCCATGCGGCCCTGGGCCGAGCACCTGGCCGCCGCGGGACTGACCGTCGACCTGCCGCTGCTGCCGGGACACGGCACCACCTGGCAGGAGATGGCCGCCACCACGAGCACGCAGTGGCTGGCCACCGCGGAGTCGGCGCTGCTGCGGCTGCACGAGGTCTGCGACACCGTCTTCGTGATGGGTCTGTCGATGGGCGGATGCCTGGCGCTGCGGCTGGCCGAGCTGCACCCGGACAAGGTCCGCGGAGCGGTCGTCGTCAACCCGTCGCTGGCGGTGGAGAACCTGCTGCTGCCGGTCGCCCGCCTGCTCGCCCCGTTCGTGCCGACCACCGCCGCCGTGGGCGAGGACATCAACAAACCCGGCGCCGGAGAAGGCTCCTACGAACGGGTGCCCACAGCCGCGGCGGCGACGCTTCCGAAACTGTGGCGCGACACGAAACGGGACATGGCCTCCATCACCGCGCCGGTCCTGGCCTACAGAAGTCCGCAGGATCATGTCGTGGGGCCCCGGAGTCTGCGTATCCTCACGAGTAGGGCGGTCAACGCGCGGCTGCGCGTCCACTCGCTGGACCACAGCTACCACGTGGCCACCCTCGACTACGACGCCTCAACCATCTTCGACGGGAGCCTCGCGTTCGTCCGCGAGCACAGCAGGAGCGGGGAAGGGACGAAGCGATGA
- a CDS encoding C40 family peptidase has protein sequence MDERHERGSFRRHLATVGFVAAGALILSTSAAVAEPTADEVRNKIEKLEEEHAELAEKYNQAKQDHDAAKEKLEDLKKDKQETQDKIDGMQGDIRALANAAYTNADYGSPAYLLSSSGPEAALEQAADLGYLSENQRQTLVDYNEEKEKLDDLTAEAADTEDTAKDKLDEAEEAKDEAATKIEEQEDILSDLTAEEAAAATSGVGGGSSGGGGASYTGSASGSAGAALDFIYAQIGDSYSLGANGPDVWDCSSLVQAAWSQGGVSLPRTTYSQVNAGTSVSWGAMQPGDLIFFYDGPSHVGMYVGNGKMVHASNPSKPVAEVSLSGYYQSNFHSAVRP, from the coding sequence GTGGATGAACGCCATGAACGTGGCTCGTTCCGCCGGCATCTCGCGACCGTCGGGTTCGTCGCCGCAGGAGCCCTGATCCTGTCCACCAGCGCCGCGGTCGCCGAACCGACCGCCGACGAGGTGCGCAACAAGATCGAGAAGCTCGAAGAGGAGCACGCGGAGCTCGCCGAGAAGTACAACCAGGCGAAGCAGGACCACGACGCCGCGAAAGAGAAGCTTGAGGACCTGAAGAAGGACAAGCAGGAGACTCAAGACAAGATCGACGGCATGCAGGGCGACATCCGCGCGCTGGCCAACGCGGCCTACACCAACGCCGACTACGGTTCGCCCGCCTATCTGCTCAGCTCCAGCGGCCCTGAAGCCGCTCTGGAGCAGGCCGCCGACCTCGGCTACCTTTCGGAGAACCAGCGCCAGACCCTCGTCGACTACAACGAGGAGAAGGAGAAGCTGGACGACCTCACGGCCGAGGCCGCCGACACCGAGGACACGGCCAAGGACAAGCTCGACGAGGCCGAAGAGGCCAAGGACGAGGCCGCGACGAAGATCGAGGAGCAGGAGGACATCCTCTCCGACCTCACCGCCGAGGAGGCCGCCGCGGCCACCTCCGGTGTCGGCGGCGGAAGCAGCGGCGGCGGGGGCGCCTCCTACACCGGCAGCGCCTCGGGCAGCGCCGGAGCCGCGCTCGACTTCATCTACGCCCAGATCGGCGACTCCTACAGCCTCGGCGCCAACGGCCCCGACGTCTGGGACTGCTCCAGCCTGGTCCAGGCCGCCTGGTCCCAGGGCGGAGTGAGCCTGCCGCGCACCACCTACAGCCAGGTCAACGCCGGAACCTCCGTCTCCTGGGGCGCGATGCAGCCCGGCGACCTGATCTTCTTCTACGACGGCCCCAGCCACGTGGGCATGTACGTCGGCAACGGCAAGATGGTGCACGCCTCCAACCCGTCCAAGCCGGTGGCGGAGGTCTCCCTGAGCGGCTACTACCAGAGCAACTTCCACTCGGCGGTACGCCCCTGA
- a CDS encoding endonuclease/exonuclease/phosphatase family protein, producing MSNTRIRVLSYNVHALRDDAQAVARVVRACDPDVVCLQEAPRLLRWQSRRRSLDRMMGMIPAISRRTGGLAVLCRPGIEVHRIGHRVLRRYPGLRVRTLSMAALQVDGRPLLVGCTHLDLHPGARLHHAGEAVDYLAAFAVENPGPSVLAADVNAEPGSSAWRLITAGLRDAAGEHPWGEAATFPARNPARRIDGVFTSGAVEVHRAGVPVEPADAADMADASDHRPVLADISLEAEPVTEAAEGG from the coding sequence GTGTCGAATACTCGGATCCGCGTGCTGAGCTACAACGTGCATGCCCTGCGCGACGACGCCCAGGCGGTGGCTCGGGTCGTCCGCGCGTGCGACCCGGACGTCGTCTGCCTGCAGGAGGCCCCGCGGCTGCTGCGCTGGCAGTCGCGGCGGCGCAGCCTGGACCGGATGATGGGGATGATCCCGGCGATCAGCCGCCGCACCGGCGGGCTGGCCGTCCTCTGCCGCCCGGGCATCGAGGTGCACCGCATCGGCCACCGCGTGCTGCGGCGCTACCCCGGCCTGCGGGTGCGCACCCTGTCCATGGCCGCGCTGCAGGTGGATGGGCGCCCGCTGCTGGTCGGCTGCACCCATCTGGACCTGCATCCGGGCGCGCGCCTGCACCATGCCGGGGAGGCGGTGGACTACCTCGCCGCCTTCGCCGTGGAGAACCCGGGCCCCAGCGTGCTGGCCGCCGACGTCAACGCCGAGCCCGGAAGCTCGGCCTGGCGGCTGATCACGGCCGGGCTGCGCGACGCCGCGGGCGAGCACCCGTGGGGAGAGGCGGCGACCTTCCCCGCGCGCAACCCTGCCCGCCGCATCGACGGGGTCTTCACCTCGGGCGCGGTCGAGGTGCACCGCGCCGGCGTGCCGGTGGAGCCGGCCGACGCCGCCGACATGGCCGACGCCAGCGACCACCGGCCCGTGCTCGCCGACATCTCCCTGGAGGCCGAACCCGTGACGGAGGCGGCGGAGGGCGGCTGA
- a CDS encoding AMP-dependent synthetase/ligase, which produces MREYSSPVKVEVAVESRLPDTLFARAEEEPDAVAFRRQEAGQWRDVTCARFRDDVAAVAKGLIAAGIEHGDRVGLMSRTRYEWTVVDYAVWAAGAVTVPIYESSSEEQVSWILGDSGSRAVFVESPEHAKRVEAARADLPDLGHLWQIDGPDFAEFQRSGEEVADATLDERRTAGTADEIATLIYTSGTTGRPKGCELTHRNLLFTILNAVHGPLEEVFSIEGRSTLLFLPLAHSFARIIQIGCVESRTVMGHFPSTGPEVIDALGSFRPTFLLAMPRVFEKVYNKAEQKAASEGRGRIFRAAADTAVAYSRALDSGRVPLSLRLRHALFERLVYGKILAAVGGQARYSVSGGSALGERLGHFFRGVGLTIIEGYGLTETSAPTCVNSPARNKVGTVGPPLPGVSHRIAEDGEILVKGDHVMRGYWQNAKATEEAFDEDGWYRTGDLGSLDEDGYLTITGRKKEIIVTAGGKNVAPAVIEDRLRSHAIVSQCMVVGDNRNFVSALVTIDPEAFGFWRERNGKSGEIPDMTEDPDLVAAVQEAVDDANKAVSRAESVRKFTILPVDFSEEGGQMTPSLKVKRHVVAKQFSEEIDSLYS; this is translated from the coding sequence GTGCGCGAATACAGCAGTCCGGTCAAAGTGGAGGTCGCGGTCGAGTCGCGCCTGCCCGACACGCTCTTCGCACGGGCGGAGGAAGAGCCCGACGCCGTCGCGTTCCGCCGCCAGGAGGCGGGGCAGTGGCGCGACGTCACCTGCGCGCGGTTCCGCGACGACGTCGCCGCGGTCGCCAAAGGGCTGATCGCCGCCGGTATCGAGCACGGCGACCGGGTCGGCCTGATGTCGCGCACCCGCTACGAGTGGACCGTCGTCGACTACGCCGTGTGGGCGGCCGGCGCCGTCACCGTCCCCATCTACGAGTCCTCCTCCGAGGAGCAGGTTTCCTGGATCCTCGGCGACTCCGGCAGCCGGGCGGTCTTCGTCGAGAGCCCCGAGCACGCGAAGCGGGTCGAGGCCGCCCGCGCCGACCTGCCCGACCTGGGCCACCTCTGGCAGATCGACGGGCCGGACTTCGCCGAGTTCCAGCGGAGCGGGGAGGAGGTCGCCGACGCGACCCTCGACGAGCGCCGCACGGCCGGCACGGCCGACGAGATCGCCACGCTGATCTACACCTCGGGCACCACCGGCCGCCCCAAGGGCTGCGAACTGACCCACCGCAACCTGCTCTTCACCATCCTCAACGCCGTCCACGGCCCGCTGGAGGAGGTCTTCTCCATCGAGGGCCGCTCGACGCTGCTGTTCCTGCCGCTGGCGCACTCCTTCGCCCGCATCATCCAGATCGGCTGCGTCGAGTCGCGCACCGTGATGGGCCACTTCCCCAGCACCGGCCCCGAGGTGATCGACGCGCTGGGCTCGTTCCGCCCCACCTTCCTGCTCGCGATGCCGCGGGTGTTCGAGAAGGTCTACAACAAGGCCGAGCAGAAGGCCGCCTCCGAGGGGCGCGGGCGCATCTTCCGCGCCGCCGCCGACACCGCCGTGGCCTACAGCCGCGCGCTGGACAGCGGACGCGTCCCGCTGTCGCTGCGGCTGCGCCACGCCCTGTTCGAGCGGCTGGTCTACGGCAAGATCCTCGCCGCGGTCGGCGGGCAGGCCCGCTACTCGGTCTCGGGCGGCTCCGCGCTCGGCGAGCGGCTGGGCCACTTCTTCCGCGGCGTGGGCCTGACCATCATCGAGGGCTACGGCCTCACCGAGACCTCGGCGCCCACCTGCGTGAACAGCCCGGCCAGGAACAAGGTGGGCACGGTCGGCCCGCCGCTGCCCGGGGTCAGCCACCGCATCGCCGAGGACGGCGAGATCCTGGTCAAGGGCGACCACGTGATGCGCGGCTACTGGCAGAACGCGAAGGCCACCGAGGAGGCGTTCGACGAGGACGGCTGGTACCGCACCGGCGACCTCGGCTCGCTGGACGAGGACGGCTACCTCACCATCACCGGACGCAAGAAGGAGATCATCGTCACCGCGGGCGGCAAGAACGTCGCCCCGGCGGTGATCGAGGACCGGCTGCGCAGCCACGCCATCGTCAGCCAGTGCATGGTGGTCGGCGACAACCGCAACTTCGTCTCCGCGCTGGTCACCATCGACCCCGAAGCCTTCGGGTTCTGGAGGGAGCGGAACGGCAAGAGCGGCGAGATCCCGGACATGACCGAGGACCCCGACCTCGTCGCCGCCGTGCAGGAGGCCGTGGACGACGCCAACAAGGCCGTCTCGCGGGCGGAGTCGGTGCGCAAGTTCACCATCCTGCCGGTGGACTTCTCCGAGGAGGGCGGGCAGATGACGCCGTCGCTCAAGGTCAAGCGGCACGTGGTGGCCAAGCAGTTCAGCGAGGAGATCGACAGCCTCTACAGCTGA
- a CDS encoding glycosyltransferase family 4 protein, producing MPRTLIITNDFPPRPGGIQAFVHELAMRRPADSVVVYCSTPGSRGSAGWQRAADFDLGLPFPVVRERTSVLLPTPAVGRRAERIAGLEGCDSVLFGAAAPLGLLAGRLRRAGVRRIVGLTHGHETGWSVLPGARRALHRIGEETDALTYLGDYTRTRLARALSPAAAARMRRLAPGVDTDRFRPGAGGEAVRERHGLTGRPVVVCVSRLVARKGQDTLLRAWPRILADVPGAALLLVGGGPYRRRLEAMAREQGVSDSVHFAGDVAAADLPAYYDAGDVFAMPCRTRNGGLDVEGLGIVYLEASASGLPVVAGRSGGAPDAVREGETGLVVDGARPGPTARALIRLLRDPEDAAAMGERGRAWVQREWTWDRVSARLAELLTP from the coding sequence GTGCCGCGTACGCTCATCATCACCAACGACTTTCCGCCGCGCCCCGGTGGGATCCAGGCATTCGTGCACGAGTTGGCCATGCGTCGGCCCGCCGATTCCGTGGTCGTGTACTGCTCGACGCCGGGATCGCGGGGCTCGGCCGGGTGGCAGCGGGCCGCCGACTTCGATCTCGGGCTGCCGTTCCCGGTGGTGCGCGAGCGCACCTCGGTGCTGCTGCCCACCCCGGCGGTGGGGCGCCGCGCCGAGCGGATCGCCGGGCTGGAGGGGTGCGACTCGGTGCTGTTCGGGGCCGCCGCGCCGCTGGGGCTGCTCGCGGGCCGTCTGCGCCGCGCCGGGGTGCGCCGCATCGTGGGGCTGACCCACGGCCACGAGACGGGCTGGTCGGTGCTGCCGGGCGCGCGCCGGGCGCTCCACCGCATCGGGGAGGAGACCGACGCGCTGACCTATCTGGGCGACTACACGCGCACGCGCCTGGCGCGGGCGCTGTCGCCCGCCGCGGCCGCGCGCATGCGCCGACTGGCGCCGGGCGTCGACACCGACCGGTTCCGGCCCGGAGCGGGCGGCGAGGCCGTGCGCGAGCGCCACGGTCTGACCGGGCGCCCGGTGGTGGTGTGCGTTTCGCGGCTGGTGGCGCGCAAGGGCCAGGACACGCTGCTGCGCGCCTGGCCGCGCATCCTGGCCGACGTGCCCGGCGCGGCGCTGCTGCTGGTGGGCGGCGGCCCCTACCGGCGACGGCTGGAGGCGATGGCGCGCGAGCAGGGCGTCTCGGACTCCGTGCACTTCGCCGGCGACGTCGCCGCCGCGGACCTGCCCGCCTACTACGACGCCGGCGACGTTTTCGCCATGCCCTGCCGCACCCGCAACGGCGGGCTCGACGTCGAGGGCTTGGGCATCGTCTACCTGGAGGCGTCGGCGAGCGGCCTGCCCGTGGTCGCCGGGCGCTCCGGCGGTGCGCCCGACGCGGTGCGCGAAGGGGAGACGGGCCTGGTGGTCGACGGCGCCCGGCCCGGTCCCACGGCGCGGGCGCTCATCCGGCTGCTGCGCGATCCCGAGGATGCGGCGGCGATGGGTGAGCGCGGCCGCGCCTGGGTGCAGCGGGAGTGGACCTGGGACCGGGTGTCGGCGCGGCTGGCGGAGTTGCTGACGCCCTGA
- a CDS encoding ROK family glucokinase gives MRTTIGVDIGGTKVAAGIVDSDGRIGDVVKHPTPYGDGEALADVVGRAVAELRERHTGAPISAIGVGTAGFVDADRATIVLGANLGLAEEPFKERLRRRVDLPVVVENDANAAAWAEVRFGAGRGSEHVVCVTLGTGVGGAVVMNGELQRGRYGVAAEVGHYRVVPFGRRCGCGNHGCWEQYASGRALVGEAHDLARAEPKRAERMAELAGGDPEDIQGREITRAAVEGDEGALACFRAVGEWVGLGLADLAAILDPELFLIGGGVSDAGDILLDPVRESFARHVTGRSTRRLADIRIAELGSAAGIVGAADLALR, from the coding sequence ATGCGGACGACGATCGGCGTGGACATCGGCGGCACCAAGGTGGCCGCGGGCATCGTCGACTCCGACGGGCGGATCGGCGACGTCGTCAAGCACCCCACGCCCTACGGCGACGGCGAGGCGCTCGCCGACGTCGTCGGCCGGGCGGTCGCCGAACTGCGCGAGCGGCACACCGGCGCCCCCATCAGCGCGATCGGCGTGGGCACAGCCGGCTTCGTCGACGCCGACCGCGCAACCATCGTGCTCGGCGCGAACCTCGGCCTGGCCGAGGAGCCGTTCAAAGAGCGGCTGCGCCGCCGGGTGGACCTGCCGGTCGTCGTGGAGAACGACGCCAACGCCGCGGCGTGGGCGGAGGTCCGGTTCGGCGCCGGCCGCGGCAGCGAGCACGTCGTCTGCGTCACCCTGGGTACCGGGGTGGGCGGCGCCGTCGTGATGAACGGCGAACTGCAGCGCGGCCGCTACGGCGTCGCCGCCGAGGTCGGCCACTACCGCGTCGTGCCCTTCGGACGCCGCTGCGGCTGCGGCAACCACGGCTGCTGGGAGCAGTACGCCAGCGGCCGCGCCCTCGTCGGCGAGGCGCACGACCTCGCCCGCGCCGAACCCAAGCGTGCCGAGCGCATGGCCGAACTGGCCGGGGGCGACCCCGAGGACATCCAGGGCCGCGAGATCACCCGCGCCGCCGTGGAGGGCGACGAGGGCGCCCTGGCCTGCTTCCGCGCAGTGGGGGAGTGGGTGGGCCTCGGGCTCGCCGACCTCGCCGCGATCCTCGACCCGGAGCTGTTCCTGATCGGCGGCGGTGTCTCCGACGCCGGCGACATCCTGCTCGACCCGGTCCGCGAGTCCTTCGCACGCCACGTCACCGGTCGCTCCACCCGCCGCCTCGCCGACATCCGCATCGCCGAACTGGGCTCCGCGGCCGGCATCGTCGGCGCCGCCGACCTGGCGCTGCGCTGA